Proteins from a genomic interval of Zingiber officinale cultivar Zhangliang chromosome 2A, Zo_v1.1, whole genome shotgun sequence:
- the LOC122039907 gene encoding transcription factor bHLH74-like isoform X1, whose product MQRLRVPPSSGTETSNEKKRKKEERAEGRTEKKAKSKLPESDYIHVRARRGQATDSHSLAERVRRERISERMKCLQGLVPGCNKIMGKASILDEIINYVQSLQSQIEFLSMKLAAVNPGMPFNISSSLFHEELNSSCNSSSIAGISLPFINDQSELLQSANDFLGPHIAMNPQETLLQNISSTPIQFHASFNVLGCSAWDERDQYEQL is encoded by the exons ATGCAGCGCCTCCGGGTTCCTCCTTCCTCTGGCACAGAGACTAGCAacgagaagaagagaaagaaagaagagagagcGGAAGGCAGGACTGAGAAGAAGGCCAAGAGCAAGTTGCCGGAGAGTGACTACATCCATGTACGAGCTCGCCGAGGCCAAGCCACTGACAGTCATAGCTTAGCTGAAAGA GTTAGAAGGGAAAGGATAAGTGAGAGGATGAAGTGTTTGCAAGGCTTGGTGCCTGGTTGCAACAAGATCATGGGGAAAGCCAGCATACTCGATGAGATCATAAACTATGTGCAGTCTCTCCAAAGTCAAATCGAG TTTCTGTCAATGAAGCTGGCTGCTGTAAATCCTGGAATGCCCTTCAATATTAGCAGTTCATTATTCCATGAAGAG TTAAATTCATCCTGCAACTCCAGCAGCATTGCAGGAATTAGCCTGCCTTTCATTAATGATCAGTCGGAGCTCTTGCAATCTGCTAATGATTTCTTGGGTCCACACATCGCCATGAATCCACAAGAGACTCTGCTCCAAAACATCAGCTCTACACCTATCCAGTTTCACGCTAGCTTCAAT GTTCTTGGGTGTTCTGCTTGGGATGAGAGGGACCAGTATGAGCAGCTTTGA
- the LOC122039907 gene encoding transcription factor bHLH74-like isoform X2, translated as MQRLRVPPSSGTETSNEKKRKKEERAEGRTEKKAKSKLPESDYIHVRARRGQATDSHSLAERVRRERISERMKCLQGLVPGCNKIMGKASILDEIINYVQSLQSQIELAAVNPGMPFNISSSLFHEELNSSCNSSSIAGISLPFINDQSELLQSANDFLGPHIAMNPQETLLQNISSTPIQFHASFNVLGCSAWDERDQYEQL; from the exons ATGCAGCGCCTCCGGGTTCCTCCTTCCTCTGGCACAGAGACTAGCAacgagaagaagagaaagaaagaagagagagcGGAAGGCAGGACTGAGAAGAAGGCCAAGAGCAAGTTGCCGGAGAGTGACTACATCCATGTACGAGCTCGCCGAGGCCAAGCCACTGACAGTCATAGCTTAGCTGAAAGA GTTAGAAGGGAAAGGATAAGTGAGAGGATGAAGTGTTTGCAAGGCTTGGTGCCTGGTTGCAACAAGATCATGGGGAAAGCCAGCATACTCGATGAGATCATAAACTATGTGCAGTCTCTCCAAAGTCAAATCGAG CTGGCTGCTGTAAATCCTGGAATGCCCTTCAATATTAGCAGTTCATTATTCCATGAAGAG TTAAATTCATCCTGCAACTCCAGCAGCATTGCAGGAATTAGCCTGCCTTTCATTAATGATCAGTCGGAGCTCTTGCAATCTGCTAATGATTTCTTGGGTCCACACATCGCCATGAATCCACAAGAGACTCTGCTCCAAAACATCAGCTCTACACCTATCCAGTTTCACGCTAGCTTCAAT GTTCTTGGGTGTTCTGCTTGGGATGAGAGGGACCAGTATGAGCAGCTTTGA